One genomic segment of Pseudomonas chlororaphis subsp. aurantiaca includes these proteins:
- a CDS encoding GNAT family N-acetyltransferase has translation MTIEWVCKHHTDLGKEQLYAILQLRTEVFVVEQKCAYQEVDGQDLEGDTCHLMAWDDDQLVAYLRLLDPVSQGGDVVIGRVVIAPQARGKGLGHELMEHALKQAQKHWPQTPIYLSAQAHLQGYYERYGFNVVGEEYLEDNIPHIGMRRS, from the coding sequence ATGACAATCGAATGGGTCTGCAAACACCACACCGATCTGGGCAAGGAGCAGCTGTACGCGATCCTGCAGTTGCGTACCGAAGTCTTCGTGGTCGAGCAGAAATGCGCCTACCAGGAAGTCGATGGCCAGGACCTGGAAGGCGACACCTGCCACCTGATGGCCTGGGACGATGACCAGCTGGTGGCTTACCTGCGCCTGCTCGACCCGGTCTCCCAGGGCGGCGACGTGGTCATCGGCCGCGTGGTGATCGCCCCGCAGGCACGGGGCAAGGGGCTGGGCCATGAACTGATGGAGCACGCGCTGAAACAGGCGCAGAAACACTGGCCGCAAACGCCGATCTATCTGTCGGCCCAGGCGCATTTGCAGGGGTATTACGAGCGCTACGGCTTCAACGTCGTGGGCGAGGAGTACCTGGAAGACAATATCCCGCATATCGGCATGCGCCGCAGCTGA
- a CDS encoding M48 metallopeptidase family protein, with product MTALKYLQAYPATLQEQVRQLIAQGRLGDYLSQRYPGKHGVQSDKALYGYALELKQEYLRNAPAIDKVLFDNRLDLTHRALGLHTTISRVQGGKLKAKKEIRIASLFKEAAPEFLRMIVVHELAHFKESEHNKAFYKLCEHMLPGYHQLEFDLRVYLTWRELQARPGGAE from the coding sequence ATGACCGCGTTGAAATACCTCCAGGCCTATCCCGCCACCCTGCAAGAGCAAGTGCGCCAGCTGATTGCGCAAGGGCGGCTGGGCGACTACCTGAGCCAGCGTTATCCCGGCAAGCACGGGGTACAGAGCGACAAGGCGCTGTACGGCTATGCCCTGGAGTTGAAGCAGGAGTACCTGCGCAACGCCCCGGCCATCGACAAGGTGCTGTTCGACAACCGCCTGGACCTGACGCACCGCGCCCTGGGCCTGCACACCACGATCTCGCGGGTCCAGGGCGGCAAGCTCAAGGCCAAGAAGGAAATCCGCATCGCCTCGCTGTTCAAGGAGGCGGCGCCGGAATTCCTGCGCATGATCGTCGTCCACGAGCTGGCGCACTTCAAGGAAAGCGAGCACAACAAGGCCTTCTACAAGCTCTGCGAGCACATGCTGCCGGGCTATCACCAACTGGAATTCGACCTGCGGGTCTACCTGACCTGGCGCGAGCTGCAAGCGCGTCCGGGCGGGGCTGAGTGA
- a CDS encoding putative bifunctional diguanylate cyclase/phosphodiesterase, whose product MECAQTRPGEASSVLLIVDDYPENLLSMRALLQRHDWQVMTAASGVEALGLLLEHDIDLVLLDVQMPEMDGFEVARLMRGSQRTCLTPIIFLTANEQSKDAVIKGYASGAVDYLFKPFDPQILKPKVQALLEQQRNRRALQRLSHDLENARAFNASVLENAAEGILVVDEGGIVRFANPAVSRLLDAPVSELEGSALLDYLQKPHVPQWAESELYACYRKGETYRLHDAILRTLPGQQVSVALSCAPLPSEQKAMVVTLLDMSEVRHLHQQLEYQAVTDPLTGLLNRRGFYQTVESVLLRSERSDKSLVLLYLDLDGFKRVNDSLGHDAGDRVLRWVSEQMKACLRSFDILARMGGDEFTALLELEFPEQAAKISEKLIERISICQQIDGLDVALGASIGIAIYPDCGSNLDGLMRAADIAMYESKRAGRQQYRYYDHEMNGRARSRLMLEESVRSAVERKEFNLVYQPQVAIADGHLRGFEALLRWRHPSVGDVPPGLFLPLLEEARLISRLGSWIYQQSTSQRASWKTLFAEQTVLAVSLSGTQFAMPNLVTELRQVLERHGLEPWQLEVEVTESALTQNLDESRKQLRLLRSLGVRVALDDFGSGDCSLAHLRDLELDTLKLDRHLIARLPGSTRDAALARCVIDLCKAFGVLVIAEGVETLEQYRWLQANGCEYVQGFLVARPLIAADAERFAEPFDWSALPG is encoded by the coding sequence ATGGAATGCGCGCAAACTCGGCCAGGTGAAGCCAGCTCGGTCTTACTGATTGTTGATGATTACCCCGAAAATCTGCTCAGCATGCGAGCACTCCTGCAGCGCCACGACTGGCAGGTCATGACCGCCGCCTCGGGTGTCGAGGCCCTGGGTCTGTTACTGGAACACGACATCGATCTGGTGTTGCTGGATGTGCAGATGCCGGAAATGGACGGTTTCGAAGTCGCCCGCCTGATGCGCGGCAGCCAGCGAACCTGCCTGACCCCGATCATCTTCCTTACCGCCAACGAGCAGTCCAAGGACGCCGTGATCAAGGGCTACGCCAGCGGCGCGGTGGATTACCTGTTCAAGCCGTTCGACCCGCAGATCCTCAAGCCCAAGGTCCAGGCGTTGCTGGAGCAGCAGCGCAATCGCCGCGCGCTGCAGCGTCTGAGCCACGACCTGGAGAACGCCCGGGCCTTCAACGCCTCGGTGCTGGAGAACGCCGCGGAAGGGATTCTGGTGGTGGATGAAGGTGGGATCGTCCGTTTCGCCAACCCGGCGGTCTCGCGTTTGCTCGACGCTCCGGTGAGCGAGCTGGAGGGTTCGGCGCTGCTCGACTATCTGCAAAAACCCCATGTGCCGCAGTGGGCCGAATCCGAGCTATATGCCTGCTATCGCAAGGGCGAGACCTACCGCCTGCACGACGCCATCTTGCGTACCCTGCCGGGCCAGCAGGTGTCGGTGGCGTTGTCCTGCGCGCCGCTGCCGAGCGAACAGAAGGCGATGGTGGTGACCCTGCTCGACATGTCGGAAGTCCGCCACCTGCACCAGCAACTGGAATACCAGGCGGTGACCGATCCGCTGACTGGCCTGCTCAACCGGCGCGGCTTCTACCAGACCGTGGAAAGCGTGTTGCTGCGCAGCGAGCGCTCGGACAAGTCGCTGGTGCTGCTGTACCTGGACCTGGATGGTTTCAAGCGGGTCAACGATTCCCTGGGGCACGACGCGGGGGATCGGGTGCTGCGCTGGGTGTCCGAGCAGATGAAAGCCTGCCTGCGCTCCTTCGACATCCTGGCGCGCATGGGCGGCGACGAGTTCACCGCGTTGCTGGAACTGGAGTTCCCGGAACAGGCGGCGAAGATTTCCGAGAAGCTCATCGAGCGGATATCGATCTGTCAGCAGATCGACGGTCTGGATGTCGCCCTGGGGGCCAGCATCGGCATCGCCATCTACCCCGATTGCGGTTCCAACCTGGATGGCCTGATGCGCGCGGCGGATATCGCCATGTATGAGTCCAAGCGTGCCGGGCGCCAGCAATACCGTTATTACGACCACGAAATGAATGGCCGAGCCCGCTCGCGGCTGATGCTCGAGGAAAGTGTGCGCAGCGCGGTCGAGCGCAAGGAGTTCAACCTGGTGTACCAGCCCCAGGTGGCGATTGCCGACGGGCACCTGCGCGGTTTCGAAGCCCTGTTGCGCTGGCGGCATCCGAGCGTCGGCGATGTGCCGCCGGGGTTGTTTTTGCCGCTGCTGGAGGAAGCGCGGCTGATCAGTCGCCTGGGCAGCTGGATCTACCAGCAGAGTACGAGCCAGCGGGCGTCCTGGAAAACGCTGTTCGCCGAGCAGACCGTGTTGGCCGTGAGCTTGAGCGGCACCCAGTTCGCCATGCCGAACCTGGTCACCGAACTGCGCCAGGTCCTGGAGCGTCACGGCCTGGAGCCGTGGCAACTGGAAGTCGAGGTTACGGAAAGCGCCTTGACCCAGAACCTCGATGAGTCGCGCAAGCAACTGCGCCTGTTACGCAGCCTCGGGGTGCGGGTGGCGCTGGACGACTTCGGGTCGGGCGACTGTTCGTTGGCTCACCTGCGGGACCTGGAGCTCGATACCCTCAAGCTCGACCGCCACCTGATCGCCAGGTTGCCGGGCTCGACGCGGGATGCGGCGCTGGCGCGCTGCGTGATCGACTTGTGCAAGGCGTTCGGTGTGCTGGTGATCGCCGAAGGCGTGGAAACCCTGGAACAGTACCGCTGGCTGCAGGCCAACGGCTGCGAGTACGTGCAGGGTTTCCTGGTGGCGCGGCCGTTGATCGCCGCGGATGCCGAGCGCTTCGCCGAGCCCTTCGACTGGAGCGCGTTGCCGGGTTGA
- a CDS encoding winged helix-turn-helix domain-containing protein, which produces MDVSKTKSSFYRRLYVAYLIDSGLASNVPALTEATGMPRRTAQDTIAALADLDIVCEFEQQDGARNHAGSYRIKSWGAIDKGWIEANLSRIKAVLEYP; this is translated from the coding sequence ATGGACGTGAGCAAGACCAAAAGCAGTTTTTACCGCCGGCTGTACGTGGCCTACCTGATCGACAGCGGCCTGGCCAGCAATGTCCCGGCCCTGACCGAGGCGACCGGCATGCCGCGGCGCACGGCGCAGGACACCATTGCGGCCCTGGCGGATCTGGATATCGTCTGTGAGTTCGAGCAGCAGGACGGCGCGCGCAATCATGCCGGCAGCTATCGGATCAAAAGCTGGGGCGCGATCGACAAGGGCTGGATCGAGGCGAATCTGTCACGGATCAAGGCGGTGCTGGAGTATCCCTGA
- a CDS encoding MliC family protein, which yields MKGFIAVAALGLLAGCANFDLFKPAETDNWTTWVCDSQAQVVWRYADSSRKEVDVRLGGADQVYRLKLEPSGSGSLYSNDMLAFHEKGDEGLVYWVATNDLIGRGCKAP from the coding sequence ATGAAAGGCTTTATCGCCGTGGCTGCGCTGGGATTGCTGGCAGGTTGCGCCAACTTCGACCTGTTCAAGCCGGCCGAGACGGACAACTGGACGACCTGGGTGTGCGACAGCCAGGCGCAAGTGGTCTGGCGCTACGCCGACAGCAGCCGCAAGGAAGTCGATGTGCGGCTGGGCGGGGCCGACCAGGTCTATCGCCTGAAGCTGGAGCCGAGCGGTTCCGGTTCGCTGTACAGCAACGACATGCTGGCGTTTCACGAAAAAGGTGACGAAGGCCTGGTTTACTGGGTTGCCACCAACGATTTGATCGGCCGCGGCTGTAAAGCGCCGTAG
- a CDS encoding substrate-binding periplasmic protein, with protein sequence MPRLHRAFALIGLLLLGQSAYAEKLRLVADAWPPFTDATLVNGGLATDIVSTALARAGYASEFEQVPWARALLGVGEGRYDVLVNAWFNEARTQLGQFSSEYLVNRVRFIRRKDASIEYTNLKQLHGYPIAVVRGYAYSPDFDSDPELQKVLVHNFAMAVRMLAADRVKLTLEDEYVARYYLARESPRVRNAVEFLPNSLSENGLHILVSLKNPAHAQIVAKFDREIEAMKADGSYERLLRQHGM encoded by the coding sequence ATGCCGCGATTGCATCGAGCTTTTGCTTTGATCGGATTGCTGTTGCTGGGCCAGAGCGCTTATGCGGAAAAATTGCGATTGGTGGCCGACGCCTGGCCGCCCTTCACGGATGCGACGCTGGTCAACGGCGGGCTGGCCACCGACATCGTCAGCACCGCGCTGGCCCGGGCCGGTTACGCCAGCGAGTTCGAACAGGTGCCCTGGGCGCGGGCCCTGCTCGGCGTCGGCGAGGGCCGTTACGACGTGCTGGTGAATGCCTGGTTCAATGAGGCGCGCACCCAGCTGGGGCAGTTCTCCTCGGAGTACCTGGTCAATCGGGTGCGTTTCATCCGGCGCAAGGATGCCTCCATCGAATACACCAACCTCAAGCAATTGCACGGGTACCCCATCGCGGTGGTGCGTGGTTATGCCTACTCGCCCGATTTCGACAGCGATCCAGAGCTGCAGAAGGTCTTGGTGCATAACTTCGCGATGGCGGTGCGCATGCTGGCGGCCGACCGGGTCAAGCTGACCCTGGAGGACGAATACGTTGCCCGTTATTACCTGGCGCGGGAGTCGCCGCGGGTGCGCAATGCGGTGGAGTTCCTGCCCAATTCCCTGAGCGAGAACGGCCTGCATATCCTGGTCAGCCTGAAGAACCCCGCGCATGCGCAGATCGTGGCGAAGTTCGACCGGGAGATCGAGGCGATGAAAGCCGACGGTAGCTACGAGCGCTTGCTGCGCCAGCACGGGATGTAA
- the fba gene encoding class II fructose-bisphosphate aldolase (catalyzes the reversible aldol condensation of dihydroxyacetonephosphate and glyceraldehyde 3-phosphate in the Calvin cycle, glycolysis, and/or gluconeogenesis), protein MALISMRQMLDHAAEFGYGVPAFNVNNLEQMRAIMEAADKTDSPVIVQASAGARKYAGAPFLRHLILAAIEEFPHIPVCMHQDHGTSPDVCQRSIQLGFSSVMMDGSLGEDGKTPTDYEYNVRVTQQTVAMAHACGVSVEGELGCLGSLETGMAGEEDGIGAEGVLDHSQMLTDPEEAADFVKKTQVDALAIAIGTSHGAYKFTKPPTGDVLAIDRIKEIHKRIPNTHLVMHGSSSVPQEWLAIINQYGGDIKETYGVPVEEIVEGIKYGVRKVNIDTDLRLASTGAMRRLMATNPSEFDPRKFFGATVTAMRDVCIARYEAFGTAGNASKIKPISLEAMFQRYLKGELNAKVN, encoded by the coding sequence ATGGCACTCATCAGCATGCGCCAGATGCTGGACCACGCAGCCGAGTTCGGCTACGGCGTTCCAGCCTTCAACGTCAACAACCTTGAACAGATGCGCGCCATCATGGAAGCCGCTGACAAGACTGACTCTCCGGTGATCGTCCAGGCTTCGGCCGGTGCCCGCAAATACGCCGGCGCGCCTTTCCTGCGCCACCTGATCCTGGCGGCGATCGAAGAATTCCCGCACATCCCGGTGTGCATGCACCAGGACCACGGCACCAGCCCTGATGTCTGCCAGCGCTCGATCCAGCTGGGCTTCTCCTCGGTCATGATGGACGGCTCCCTCGGCGAAGACGGCAAGACCCCGACCGACTACGAGTACAACGTTCGCGTGACCCAGCAGACCGTGGCCATGGCTCACGCCTGTGGCGTTTCGGTAGAAGGCGAGCTGGGCTGCCTGGGTTCCCTGGAAACCGGCATGGCCGGTGAAGAAGACGGCATCGGCGCCGAAGGCGTGCTGGACCACAGCCAGATGCTGACCGACCCGGAAGAAGCCGCGGACTTCGTCAAGAAGACCCAGGTCGACGCCCTGGCCATCGCCATCGGTACCAGCCACGGAGCCTACAAGTTCACCAAGCCGCCTACCGGCGACGTGCTGGCGATCGACCGCATCAAAGAGATCCACAAGCGCATCCCCAACACCCACCTGGTGATGCACGGCTCGTCTTCGGTTCCGCAAGAGTGGCTGGCGATCATCAACCAGTACGGCGGCGACATCAAAGAAACCTACGGCGTGCCGGTTGAAGAAATCGTCGAAGGCATCAAGTACGGCGTGCGCAAGGTCAACATCGACACCGACCTGCGCCTGGCGTCCACCGGTGCGATGCGTCGCCTGATGGCCACCAACCCGAGCGAGTTCGACCCGCGCAAGTTCTTCGGCGCCACCGTAACCGCCATGCGCGACGTGTGCATCGCCCGTTACGAAGCCTTCGGCACCGCCGGCAACGCTTCGAAGATCAAGCCGATCTCCCTGGAAGCGATGTTCCAGCGCTACCTCAAGGGTGAGCTGAACGCCAAGGTCAACTAA
- a CDS encoding polysaccharide lyase family 7 protein has protein sequence MIDLATWNLSIPEGSPPATIDTPQLVDGFKNQYFHSDTGTLFFWSPVTGSRTANAIYPRSELRETYANGTLKNWTYPEADNLLYATLAVNQVPSTGKIVIGQIHAYNSTRPLVKVEYQYKTTTQSGNIVAKVRMHPDDAESRVIIVAENVPLDREFSYLIHLSPGGALGVSAAGYQWDTQLSSSWRDKPLYFKAGVYVQDNTGYTTEGGKVTFYKLDIDHNET, from the coding sequence ATGATCGACCTCGCAACCTGGAATCTGAGCATTCCCGAAGGCAGTCCACCGGCGACCATCGACACCCCCCAACTGGTGGATGGCTTCAAGAACCAGTATTTCCATTCCGACACCGGCACCCTGTTCTTCTGGTCGCCCGTCACCGGCTCCCGTACCGCCAATGCCATCTACCCGCGCAGCGAGCTGCGTGAAACCTACGCCAACGGCACCCTGAAGAACTGGACCTACCCGGAAGCCGACAACCTGCTCTATGCCACCCTGGCGGTGAACCAGGTGCCGTCCACGGGCAAGATCGTCATCGGCCAGATCCACGCCTACAACAGCACCAGGCCGCTGGTGAAAGTCGAGTACCAGTACAAGACCACCACACAGAGCGGCAACATCGTCGCCAAGGTCCGCATGCACCCGGACGATGCCGAAAGCCGGGTGATCATCGTCGCCGAGAACGTGCCGCTGGACCGCGAGTTCTCCTACCTGATCCACCTCAGCCCCGGCGGCGCGCTGGGCGTCAGCGCCGCGGGCTACCAATGGGACACCCAGCTCAGCAGTTCCTGGCGCGACAAACCGCTGTACTTCAAGGCCGGGGTGTACGTGCAGGACAACACCGGCTACACCACCGAAGGCGGCAAGGTGACCTTCTACAAGCTGGATATCGATCACAACGAGACCTGA